A segment of the Flavobacteriales bacterium genome:
TCGTGCTTGCGGCCGTAGAACTGGTAGTAGGCTATGAGGGCCGCCCCTCCGCAAACGGCAATGCCGATGAAGAACGGCAGCGGATTGTCGCTCTCAGGGCCAAGCATGGTGTGCTGGATGATCCACCCCGCCAGAAGCCCCAAACCGATGCCCACCATGAGCAGCCCATTGCGCATGGCCCGTCGGCCGTCGGGTGCGGGTTTGGCGATGAGCGGGTCCATGCCCTTGTCGATCATGCTCATGCGCTCGCGGTGGCGCGTGGTGTAGTGGATGTAAAGGATGCCGAAGGCGGTTCCGAACGGGATGATGAGTCCGAAGAAGGGAACCAGGATCTCAGATGCAGGGCTGTCCATGATTGTTCGTGTTGTTGCTCATCGGACGCGGCACGAAGAGGACAGGTTACACGCAACCCGCGTGCGCTGCATCCACCAGCGGTCCCTTGCGGGCCTCCGTTCATCCTTCTGCGCTTGTGGGAACCGGGTATCGCTCGTGCTTTTGTAACCGTGCCGGGCCCACGGCTCGTCACATCACCGCCCGTGGATCACGCCCCCCTCATCGCACGCATCCTGGAAGGCGACAGCCGTGCCTATGCGGAGCTGGTGCGCCATTACCAGCATATGGTGTACACCGTGTGCCACCGTGTGCTGCGCAATGCTGAAGATGCCGAAGAGGCAACGCAGGACAGTTTCGTGAAGGCGTATCAGCATCTCCGCGGCTTCTCTGGGGCATCGAAGTTCAGCACATGGCTCTTCAGCATCGCTCACAGGACGGCGATCAGCCACGGCAGGCGCCGCAGGACCGACGGCGAGACCGTGGACGAGCTCACCCAGCACCCTGCGGCTGAAGGCAATCCCGGTTCAAGCCAAGGTGAATTGCGGCGCCAACTGGACCTCGCGTTGAATCTCCTGCCCGCTGATGATGCCTCGATCCTGAGCTACTTCTATCTGGAGGACCTGAGCGTGGAGGAGATCGTAACCGTGACGGGATTTGGGGCGTCGAATGTGAAAGTGAAGCTCCATCGCGCCCGCAAGAAATTGGCGGAGGTTATGGAGCGACAGCTTGGACCTGAAGCGCGCGCGCTACTTTTGAACGATGCCTGAGATGAACGACAACGATTTGCGGAGGCTGTTCCAAGCAGCCGGGTACGCAAAGCCCGAGCGCGACCTCACGGATCGGATTATGGCGCGCGTAGCTGTTACGCGCATCGCGGAGCCGGTCGTCGTTCCGCCCCTCATCAGCAAGCGCGCATGGGTCACCATCACGATCGCCGCCGGTCTGTTCGTCCTGTGCGCCGTGAGCTTATCAGGTCTCGGTGGAACGAGCAATTCGCTGCCGTGGATGGATCGCTTGCTGGACAGCGTAGCCCGCTTTAAGATGCCGGACGGCGCGTGGCCGCAATGGACGATCGGCCTTTCCGTGCTTGCCTTATTCTTCGCACTGCTGGGGAATTACACCGAGCGGCGCATGAGCAGGTCCGCCTAGAGCAGTGCCTTCGCAGCGTTCAACGCAGCTTCATAGTCCGGTTCAGCGCCCAGCTCTGGGGCCACTTCGCAGTATCGCACCACGCCTTCCTTGTCAATGACGAAGGTGACGCGCCCGAGCAAGCCCCCCATGCCGCCTTCGGCGATGCGCGTGCCCCAGGCATCGGCGTCGCGGTACCGGAAGTCGCTGCCCGCTTCCACGTTCTCGATTCCTTCGGCGGCGCAGAAGCGCTTCATCGCGTAATGCAAGTCGGCGGTAATCGCAAGGACGCGCGCACCCAGGCCGGCAGCCAGCTTGTTGAAGGTGCGCGTCTCCAAAGCACAAGTGGTGGTATCCACGCTGGGGAACATCAAGAGCACAACCACATGGCCCTTGTGATCCGCAAGCGAGCCTTCGGTCTTATCGACCTTGACATACCGGAGCTGCGGGGCATGGGTGCCGATAGCGGGGAGTGAGCCTGAGAAAGAGGGTTGAGGCATGGTGTGAACCTGTGAATCTCGGACAGTGATTTCTGGGACTGCTTCGCTCCGCTCGCAGTGACCGTGGACAACAACGAAGCCCGATCAAGGTTCACGCATGATGCGCGGAATGGCCTCTTCGTAGGCCTTCTTCGCGTCAGCGATGGTGCCGAAGGGCGCATCGTCCACCACGAGCTTGCCCTGCGTCACATGGCCGAGCAGGATGTTGGGCACGCGGCTCTGGAGCATGAGGTCGAGGAATTCGTCCTCGTTGTCCTGATCCACGGCCACGATGGCACGGCCCTGCGCTTCGCCGAAGAGGAAGCTGTCCTCGCGCACTTCGCTGTCGGTGACCACATCGAAGCCGAAGTTGCGCGGCATGGCCATCTCCACCAAGGCGGTCCAGATGCCGCCATCGCTCACATCGTGCGCGGCGTTGATGAGGCCCTTGCGGATGAGCATGAGCAGCATGGTGTGCAGGCGCTTCTCCTCCTCGATGTCGAAGTAGGGCGCCGG
Coding sequences within it:
- a CDS encoding sigma-70 family RNA polymerase sigma factor, whose product is MDHAPLIARILEGDSRAYAELVRHYQHMVYTVCHRVLRNAEDAEEATQDSFVKAYQHLRGFSGASKFSTWLFSIAHRTAISHGRRRRTDGETVDELTQHPAAEGNPGSSQGELRRQLDLALNLLPADDASILSYFYLEDLSVEEIVTVTGFGASNVKVKLHRARKKLAEVMERQLGPEARALLLNDA
- the tpx gene encoding thiol peroxidase gives rise to the protein MPQPSFSGSLPAIGTHAPQLRYVKVDKTEGSLADHKGHVVVLLMFPSVDTTTCALETRTFNKLAAGLGARVLAITADLHYAMKRFCAAEGIENVEAGSDFRYRDADAWGTRIAEGGMGGLLGRVTFVIDKEGVVRYCEVAPELGAEPDYEAALNAAKALL